One window of the Camelus ferus isolate YT-003-E chromosome 12, BCGSAC_Cfer_1.0, whole genome shotgun sequence genome contains the following:
- the LOC106730957 gene encoding apolipoprotein L3-like isoform X3, which translates to MTSIGLLYCLDKEWFFEAVIECLWDILNREELLRLLTAVLDRIEDEENLSRGESAALRECLDDLKTLLALKVKYSLLKEQLNRKRFLKKFPHMKRELEESIGKLRALADKVDKVHRDCTISQVAAASAGVASGILTILGLALAPVTAGVSLALSATGLGLGAASAVTSVATSVVERVVMSSAETEANDLMLTAINRWKMVKEVLLQSGHKIVSAAQKLVEAVQQIEKNIRAIEVLRANPGLAGDVQRFLTTGQISVQSGKQVQEVLKGTALAMSTGARAFGMATAGFSLLWNVGFLMKDSLHLHEGAKAESAEWLRQRARELESRLEELTRTYENLL; encoded by the exons ATGACGTCAATAGGCCTCCTTTACTGCCTAG aTAAGGAGTGGTTTTTTGAGGCTGTCATTGAGTGCCTCTGGGACATATTGAACAGAGAGGAACTCCTGCGCCTGCTGACTGCAGTCCTAGATAGAATTGAGGATGAGGAAAATTTATCAAG GGGAGAGTCAGCTGCACTACGCGAATGCCTGGATGACCTGAAGACACTCTTGGCCCTCAAGGTCAAATACAGCCTGCTAAAGGAGCAGCTGAATAGGAAGAGgtttttaaagaagtttcctCATATGAAACGGGAACTTGAGGAAAGCATAGGAAAGCTCCGTGCACTTGCAGACAAGGTGGACAAGGTTCACAGGGACTGCACTATCTCCCAGGTGGCAGCCGCCTCTGCTGGTGTTGCGTCTGGCATCCTGACCATCCTTGGCCTGGCTCTGGCACCTGTGACAGCGGGGGTCAGTCTGGCACTCTCGGCAACTGGGTTAGGGCTGGGGGCTGCATCTGCCGTGACCAGTGTGGCCACAAGTGTCGTGGAACGTGTTGTCATGTCATCAGCAGAAACTGAAGCCAATGACCTAATGTTAACTGCCATCAACAGATGGAAAATGGTCAAGGAGGTTCTACTGCAGAGTGGGCACAAAATTGTTTCTGCAGCACAGAAACTCGTAGAAGCCGTGCAACAGATTGAAAAGAATATCCGTGCCATCGAGGTGCTCAGAGCCAACCCTGGCTTAGCAGGAGATGTGCAGCGCTTCCTGACCACTGGGCAAATCTCAGTCCAAAGCGGCAAGCAGGTGCAGGAAGTTCTTAAAGGCACAGCTCTGGCGATGAGCACAGGAGCCCGGGCCTTTGGTATGGCCACTGCAggtttctcccttctctggaaCGTGGGCTTCCTCATGAAAGACTCACTGCACCTGCATGAGGGGGCAAAGGCGGAGTCGGCTGAGTGGCTAAGGCAGCGGGCCCGGGAGCTGGAGAGCAGGTTGGAGGAGCTCACCCGGACCTACGAGAATCTGCTGTAG
- the LOC106730957 gene encoding apolipoprotein L2-like isoform X1, translating to MTSIGLLYCLDKEWFFEAVIECLWDILNREELLRLLTAVLDRIEDEENLSSLSHRSDQHPRVYFPQRSGLTSHDPEAHHASPWQTVSGQGPRGESAALRECLDDLKTLLALKVKYSLLKEQLNRKRFLKKFPHMKRELEESIGKLRALADKVDKVHRDCTISQVAAASAGVASGILTILGLALAPVTAGVSLALSATGLGLGAASAVTSVATSVVERVVMSSAETEANDLMLTAINRWKMVKEVLLQSGHKIVSAAQKLVEAVQQIEKNIRAIEVLRANPGLAGDVQRFLTTGQISVQSGKQVQEVLKGTALAMSTGARAFGMATAGFSLLWNVGFLMKDSLHLHEGAKAESAEWLRQRARELESRLEELTRTYENLL from the exons ATGACGTCAATAGGCCTCCTTTACTGCCTAG aTAAGGAGTGGTTTTTTGAGGCTGTCATTGAGTGCCTCTGGGACATATTGAACAGAGAGGAACTCCTGCGCCTGCTGACTGCAGTCCTAGATAGAATTGAGGATGAGGAAAATTTATCAAG cctctcccacagGTCAGACCAACACCCTCGTGTCTACTTCCCCCAGAGGTCAGGACTGACATCACATGACCCAGAGGCCCATCACGCATCACCCTGGCAGACTGTCAGCGGCCAGGGGCCCAG GGGAGAGTCAGCTGCACTACGCGAATGCCTGGATGACCTGAAGACACTCTTGGCCCTCAAGGTCAAATACAGCCTGCTAAAGGAGCAGCTGAATAGGAAGAGgtttttaaagaagtttcctCATATGAAACGGGAACTTGAGGAAAGCATAGGAAAGCTCCGTGCACTTGCAGACAAGGTGGACAAGGTTCACAGGGACTGCACTATCTCCCAGGTGGCAGCCGCCTCTGCTGGTGTTGCGTCTGGCATCCTGACCATCCTTGGCCTGGCTCTGGCACCTGTGACAGCGGGGGTCAGTCTGGCACTCTCGGCAACTGGGTTAGGGCTGGGGGCTGCATCTGCCGTGACCAGTGTGGCCACAAGTGTCGTGGAACGTGTTGTCATGTCATCAGCAGAAACTGAAGCCAATGACCTAATGTTAACTGCCATCAACAGATGGAAAATGGTCAAGGAGGTTCTACTGCAGAGTGGGCACAAAATTGTTTCTGCAGCACAGAAACTCGTAGAAGCCGTGCAACAGATTGAAAAGAATATCCGTGCCATCGAGGTGCTCAGAGCCAACCCTGGCTTAGCAGGAGATGTGCAGCGCTTCCTGACCACTGGGCAAATCTCAGTCCAAAGCGGCAAGCAGGTGCAGGAAGTTCTTAAAGGCACAGCTCTGGCGATGAGCACAGGAGCCCGGGCCTTTGGTATGGCCACTGCAggtttctcccttctctggaaCGTGGGCTTCCTCATGAAAGACTCACTGCACCTGCATGAGGGGGCAAAGGCGGAGTCGGCTGAGTGGCTAAGGCAGCGGGCCCGGGAGCTGGAGAGCAGGTTGGAGGAGCTCACCCGGACCTACGAGAATCTGCTGTAG
- the LOC106730957 gene encoding apolipoprotein L3-like isoform X2 produces MTSIGLLYCLDKEWFFEAVIECLWDILNREELLRLLTAVLDRIEDEENLSRSDQHPRVYFPQRSGLTSHDPEAHHASPWQTVSGQGPRGESAALRECLDDLKTLLALKVKYSLLKEQLNRKRFLKKFPHMKRELEESIGKLRALADKVDKVHRDCTISQVAAASAGVASGILTILGLALAPVTAGVSLALSATGLGLGAASAVTSVATSVVERVVMSSAETEANDLMLTAINRWKMVKEVLLQSGHKIVSAAQKLVEAVQQIEKNIRAIEVLRANPGLAGDVQRFLTTGQISVQSGKQVQEVLKGTALAMSTGARAFGMATAGFSLLWNVGFLMKDSLHLHEGAKAESAEWLRQRARELESRLEELTRTYENLL; encoded by the exons ATGACGTCAATAGGCCTCCTTTACTGCCTAG aTAAGGAGTGGTTTTTTGAGGCTGTCATTGAGTGCCTCTGGGACATATTGAACAGAGAGGAACTCCTGCGCCTGCTGACTGCAGTCCTAGATAGAATTGAGGATGAGGAAAATTTATCAAG GTCAGACCAACACCCTCGTGTCTACTTCCCCCAGAGGTCAGGACTGACATCACATGACCCAGAGGCCCATCACGCATCACCCTGGCAGACTGTCAGCGGCCAGGGGCCCAG GGGAGAGTCAGCTGCACTACGCGAATGCCTGGATGACCTGAAGACACTCTTGGCCCTCAAGGTCAAATACAGCCTGCTAAAGGAGCAGCTGAATAGGAAGAGgtttttaaagaagtttcctCATATGAAACGGGAACTTGAGGAAAGCATAGGAAAGCTCCGTGCACTTGCAGACAAGGTGGACAAGGTTCACAGGGACTGCACTATCTCCCAGGTGGCAGCCGCCTCTGCTGGTGTTGCGTCTGGCATCCTGACCATCCTTGGCCTGGCTCTGGCACCTGTGACAGCGGGGGTCAGTCTGGCACTCTCGGCAACTGGGTTAGGGCTGGGGGCTGCATCTGCCGTGACCAGTGTGGCCACAAGTGTCGTGGAACGTGTTGTCATGTCATCAGCAGAAACTGAAGCCAATGACCTAATGTTAACTGCCATCAACAGATGGAAAATGGTCAAGGAGGTTCTACTGCAGAGTGGGCACAAAATTGTTTCTGCAGCACAGAAACTCGTAGAAGCCGTGCAACAGATTGAAAAGAATATCCGTGCCATCGAGGTGCTCAGAGCCAACCCTGGCTTAGCAGGAGATGTGCAGCGCTTCCTGACCACTGGGCAAATCTCAGTCCAAAGCGGCAAGCAGGTGCAGGAAGTTCTTAAAGGCACAGCTCTGGCGATGAGCACAGGAGCCCGGGCCTTTGGTATGGCCACTGCAggtttctcccttctctggaaCGTGGGCTTCCTCATGAAAGACTCACTGCACCTGCATGAGGGGGCAAAGGCGGAGTCGGCTGAGTGGCTAAGGCAGCGGGCCCGGGAGCTGGAGAGCAGGTTGGAGGAGCTCACCCGGACCTACGAGAATCTGCTGTAG